One Branchiostoma floridae strain S238N-H82 chromosome 15, Bfl_VNyyK, whole genome shotgun sequence DNA window includes the following coding sequences:
- the LOC118432576 gene encoding NXPE family member 3-like — MTEPLVGSIRRYTKYTALCILLFSNVGMYYFLKGYWNIEYIYANQLGYLVTSPKSTFRVGEELSVVISARHKHNMTANVGDFLRASISTSNSRSSAVGIIKDNADGTYTVTFRLLWTGNVKINIQLISSRQTVDIIERTALDFPADKVMFRRRYQNGSKEEVQVLCNVYPEVLHGDGGVCNYSDPHAGARWFCEKAVTVPCDAWGFHGVHMYRAMRDMLEKGEESRFRNTFSNGEANAARIPLSGDPDRVYVMEGMDLLANRTHCMPGHPNPPISGYFHHGVWQSLVCENRHFSTVPEWQQCLTDKTMHFFGDSTIRQWYEELVKILHMTEIPIPDAVHNTGPLLAHDSINNITVKFRIHGPPVRSTWTPTFHLKYVANAIDEIEGGPNDVVGISVWAHFTSFPVDIYKERLFAIRVAVERLLNRSPGTVVVIKSANTRMGNELIGGNWLGHKLDLIMREVFAGMQVVFVDAWEMTNAHWNKDNIHPASEIVKQELEFLCSFICPL, encoded by the exons ATGACTGAACCATTAGTCGGCAGCATCCGCCGCTACACAAAGTACACGGCGCTCTGTATACTTCTCTTCAGCAACGTGGGGATGTACTATTTTCTG AAAGGTTACTGGAACATCGAGTACATCTACGCCAATCAACTGGGCTATTTGGTGACGTCACCGAAATCAACATTTCGAGTTGGGGAAGAATTAAGTGTGGTCATCTCAGCTCGACACAAGCATAATATGACCGCAAACGTCGGTGACTTTTTACGGGCCTCTATTTCAACATCTAATTCACGTTCAAGTGCTGTCGGCATCATCAAAGACAACGCCGATGGCACGTACACTGTGACGTTTCGACTCTTATGGACAGGAAATGTTAAAATTAATATCCAACTTATCAGTTCTCGACAAACTGTAGATATCATAGAACGAACTGCTCTTGATTTTCCCGCCGACAAGGTCATGTTTCGCAGACGCTACCAGAACGGAAGCAAAGAGGAAGTTCAGGTGCTGTGTAACGTGTATCCCGAAGTCTTGCACGGAGACGGCGGCGTGTGTAATTATTCGGACCCGCACGCGGGGGCACGGTGGTTCTGTGAGAAGGCGGTGACAGTTCCCTGTGACGCCTGGGGCTTCCACGGCGTCCACATGTACAGGGCGATGAGAGACATGCTAGAGAAGGGAGAAGAGAGTCGTTTCAGGAA CACATTTTCCAACGGTGAAGCAAACGCAGCAAGAATTCCTCTCTCTGGAGACCCAGATAGAGTCTACGTCATGGAAG GCATGGATCTCTTGGCCAACCGCACCCACTGCATGCCGGGACATCCCAACCCTCCCATCTCCGGTTATTTCCATCATGGCGTCTGGCAGTCGCTAGTCTGTGAAAACAGGCATTTCTCCACAGTACCAGAGTGGCAGCAATGTCTCACAGACAAGACCATGCACTTCTTTGGGGATTCCACCATACGACAATGGTACGAAGAACTCGTGAAGATCTTGCACATGACTGAGATACCTATTCCAGACGCCGTTCACAACACGGGTCCACTGCTTGCTCACGACTCAATAAATAACATAACGGTGAAGTTTCGAATCCACGGACCACCTGTTAGGTCAACTTGGACTCCGACGTTTCACCTTAAGTACGTCGCTAACGCCATTGATGAGATCGAAGGTGGACCAAACGATGTAGTCGGCATTTCTGTCTGGGCTCACTTCACCTCGTTCCCTGTGGACATCTATAAAGAAAGACTGTTCGCGATCCGGGTTGCTGTAGAACGGCTACTCAACCGGAGTCCGGGGACTGTGGTCGTCATCAAGTCTGCAAACACGCGCATGGGCAACGAACTGATCGGAGGCAACTGGCTGGGTCACAAGTTGGACCTGATCATGAGAGAAGTGTTCGCCGGGATGCAGGTTGTTTTTGTTGACGCGTGGGAGATGACTAATGCCCACTGGAACAAGGACAACATTCACCCTGCCTCTGAAATAGTCAAGCAAGAACTTGAGTTCCTATGTTCTTTTATTTGCCCActttga
- the LOC118432413 gene encoding uncharacterized protein LOC118432413, translating into MKKSVRSMPCLVTVTLVLFLRAAAASTLPSPTRHPEYRSVLDRLRYTISSSLGDTDSSFGAEELLHRFQTLGLIRPPVGRGRDGEGVSDDTVVEEKIVVRASAVHRIEEGEEQALADESASKTEETTRMPNDESDNRLPGDDDVIKTALGLFTEAELPQEVEGSAHASSEQDQTSPVDDRYERKRYRGRKPRRNRRRRKHKKDRAQRRSEKKSVKVRIGQSTLYAFGSVVRLPLRKRDLRKDWCKAVAFDQEVTSPGCETKLVRNKFCYGQCSSFHIPRQHPGPFDSCASCTPTRMRNEKVVLNCQGNETKVRKVSIVEECACRPCGDKYF; encoded by the coding sequence ATGAAGAAGAGCGTGAGGAGCATGCCGTGTCTGGTGACCGTGACGTTGGTGTTGTTCCTGCGGGCTGCCGCCGCCTCCACCTTGCCCAGTCCCACCCGCCACCCGGAGTACAGGTCAGTGCTAGACAGACTCAGGTACACGATCTCCTCGTCTCTCGGCGACACCGACTCGTCCTTCGGCGCCGAAGAACTGCTCCATCGGTTTCAGACTCTCGGGTTGATTCGGCCGCCGGTTGGGAGGGGTCGGGACGGAGAGGGAGTGTCAGACGACACCGTGGTTGAGGAAAAAATCGTCGTCCGGGCCTCTGCTGTTCACAGGATAGAGGAGGGGGAAGAACAAGCTCTTGCTGACGAGTCAGCGTCAAAGACAGAGGAGACAACGCGCATGCCTAATGATGAGTCAGACAACCGTCTTCCAGgtgacgatgacgtcataaaaacGGCCCTAGGTCTCTTCACTGAGGCGGAGCTGCCCCAAGAAGTCGAGGGATCCGCGCATGCGTCGAGTGAACAGGATCAGACAAGCCCGGTCGATGACCGGTATGAGAGAAAGCGGTATAGAGGGAGAAAGCCTCGTCGCAACCGACGTCGGAGAAAACATAAGAAAGACCGAGCACAAAGAAGATCGGAGAAGAAATCTGTTAAAGTGAGAATCGGACAGAGCACACTGTACGCGTTTGGCAGCGTCGTGCGACTACCACTCAGGAAGAGGGACTTGCGCAAAGACTGGTGTAAGGCAGTGGCCTTCGATCAGGAGGTCACGTCCCCAGGATGCGAAACAAAACTGGTGAGAAATAAGTTTTGTTATGGACAGTGCAGCTCCTTTCACATCCCACGGCAACATCCGGGGCCTTTCGACTCGTGCGCCTCCTGTACGCCAACGCGCATGCGCAACGAAAAAGTCGTCCTGAACTGTCAAGGGAACGAGACTAAAGTACGAAAAGTGTCAATAGTAGAGGAGTGCGCCTGTCGACCATGTGGGGATAAGTACTTCTGA